In Sesamum indicum cultivar Zhongzhi No. 13 unplaced genomic scaffold, S_indicum_v1.0 scaffold00120, whole genome shotgun sequence, a single window of DNA contains:
- the LOC105179059 gene encoding dehydrin DHN1-like, with product MAQYGRHTDEYGNPIRQTDEYGNPIHRTGAGGGTLGDYGPITGADHTPTATAGPYANQYAATGAYATDPHGPTGAYGTDPYGATGTTGAYGTDSYGATGTTGAYGTDPYRAPGTTGAYGTHCGSGGGIAAGTTDVGLGGVHRRRSGSSSSSSSSEDDGLGGRRKKGLKEKIKEKLPGGHSTGGGGYGHEYGGAERPHHEKKGMMEKIKEKLPGHQHK from the exons ATGGCTCAATACGGGAGGCACACCGACGAGTATGGCAACCCCATCCGTCAAACCGATGAGTATGGAAACCCCATTCACCGCACTGGAGCTGGAGGAGGTACTCTCGGGGACTATGGTCCCATTACTGGAGCTGATCACACCCCCACCGCCACCGCCGGCCCTTATGCTAATCAGTATGCAGCCACCGGGGCTTACGCAACTGATCCGCATGGACCCACCGGGGCTTATGGAACTGATCCCTATGGAGCCACCGGCACCACCGGAGCTTATGGAACTGATTCCTATGGAGCCACCGGCACCACCGGAGCTTATGGAACTGATCCATATCGAGCCCCGGGCACCACCGGAGCTTATGGAACCCACTGTGGTAGTGGTGGCGGGATTGCTGCTGGAACTACTGACGTTGGTCTTGGTGGCGTTCACCGCCGCCGCTCTGGCAGCTCAAGCAGTTCG TCGTCTTCGGAGGACGACGGGCTTGGTGGAAGGAGAAAGAAGGGGCTGAAGGAGAAGATAAAGGAGAAGCTACCTGGGGGGCATTCCACCGGGGGCGGCGGTTATGGTCATGAATACGGCGGAGCGGAGCGTCCACACCATGAAAAGAAGGGAATGATGGAGAAAATCAAGGAGAAGCTGCCGGGCCACCAGCATAAGTGA